The sequence below is a genomic window from Echeneis naucrates chromosome 13, fEcheNa1.1, whole genome shotgun sequence.
CGAATGGTAACAGCTAGCCTGTCAGTGCTAACATTGCTATTTAATTACAGTGTAGTTACAGACCGAACATGAAACACCACGTAGCTCAACTTTATGCCCCGACAGCGTCTGAAAACTTCACCTTAACTTACTCCATGTCAGCTGGCCATCAGTGTTAAATCGCGGGCTTGCAGGAAATGCTTTCTTGCCCCAGACCAAAATAACCAAACACGAAATAGTTAAATATATTTGCCGCCGCGTCACTCCAAAAAATCTGTAGCAAATCTGTGTGGCAGCTTCGTAGCATGCTAACGCTACAGCTAGcttagcattttttttccccgggGAAGTGTCGGACACTGTCTACAGCTTCAGCTTTCGGCTAAACGTCAAAATCACTTACCCCGACATGTTGAGAACCGAAAGTCTTCGTTTCACAGGACGGAGCAGTTTCAGCCGCCTGTGAGCTCCGAGCTCCGAGGAAACACTCCGGCTCTGCTCCCGGTCCGTCTGACTCTGAGCCGGAACAGCTCCGCCAAGAGCGgctgagcaaacacacatttaaagcacATCACTGACAgtccacacacatccacagcaaGTGATCAGCTAACACACCAAACTCAAGTACAAAGCTGATTAATTTAACTGTAAAAAGGAACCAGTGTCAGTGTATTATAGTCAATCTTTTGCACATATAATATGAAGGATGATGACCAAACTTCTTCAAGTCTCAGCTTCACAGCATACAATTTATTTGATTAGCTTCAAATACATTGACTTTGCAAAGATTATAATCTGACCCTTGGGTTGAATAGTTCATATTTCTAGAACAATCTTTTAATCgaatcacaacacacaaactggtgCACAAACAATTTAATATCCAGCTGCTATTACTCCAGGTATTTTGAGTTACAAGGGGTGCACACAAAGACCCAGAAGGATTTCACTCCTACATCATTTTGATACTTTTCTTACACAGAAAAGTTGCATGAAATAAATGTCCTATCCCATCACTCATCTTCACTGATAGTCATAATATTTATTGGGAAAATGTCCATCAAGTTGAATAAGTGCTGACAGTGGGGCTCACGCTGTTCCTGGAATGTATCAAGGGGAAAATACATCTCACACTGCCAGCTTGAGTTTACATTATAAATCATTTAGTCTACAAGTGCCTTGTGAACATCGTACAGCATCATCATATAAACTGATGAAGAATGGGAAAGCATGACGTCCTTCATTTCATGCAGCAGCTTTCTGTTTGTTGTGCTTGGCAAACCACTCGTCACTTTTATCTTCAGCCATAGCCTGAAAAGAAGTTTAAAGGCACAAAGAACACAGGCAGAGTGAATATATATCCACATGCTATGTCataacaaaagtaaaatggaTGGAGCAACACTGACCTTATCCAGTAAGTCATTTCCTTTGGGATCCACCATAGAAAGCTGCCTAAATGCTTCGTCTCCCACAAAGCAAATCTCATGGCCATcctaaaacaaacactgtgcaGTCAACAATTTTACTGACACTCCCTTCACATGATGATAGCATCTTTTTGAAGTTGTACACTTACAGGATCAGCCAAAATAACCACCTCTACTGTGGCTTTCCCAGGGGTGTCCAGGCTGACTAATGGTGTGAgaattttctgattttcctttttcatcaaGGCTTCCAGAGCAGGCAGCTGAAGAATGTAAGTAAAATGtaatatgaatgatgatgattagTGATTATGTGTCTCAAATACGAACACATACTAGGATTTATCCATGAAGTTAGTTTACCTGCTCCCTTGGGCATGAAAATGCTATCCTCCCAAACGCTGTTCCATGATCTACTGTCCCACCGATATCATGAAGCTCCAGTTTGCACTACACAAATGATATATATGTATGATGAGCACATCGAGTAAAATACATTCTCTAGTTGATAAAATATTctatacaaaaaataaaacttcactATCTCTAAATTCTGTTGGGTTAAAtgtcataaatcataaaaaaaatgcagacattaatgttttttgctgtttcttttgactcacttgtgtgtctgtgaatccCATCagcactgttttcttttcctcattctTCTCCATCACTTTCATTCCCAAAAGTGTAGACCAGTAGTATGTCGATCTTTGTAGGTCTGACACTCCAAGGCAAACCTTCTGCACTGGGTCTGGAGGAAAATTATAAAAAGTTACTGACTGGGTTGACAAAATCTGCTGAAtgttaatacatttttgttctgctctctctatctctctctctctctgtctttatatatatatatatatatatatatatatatatacacaataatATTGTTTTAGaatgatgtttttcatttgaaattctatttgaaatgcacatttatttatataaaaggATATTTGATTAAACATATTTGCTGCAACAAATTTCAATTACTTTAACAAGAAAATTCttataaaaataatcaattgCTCATTTATTCCTTTACTGACAAATGCCCATCACGgcttaatgaaattaaatgaagttgatatacaataaatacatatatcaAGGTGTGAAAGCAATAAATTTTTTGCAGTAAAGAACTCATGTTTGCGTGATTTTAGTTGATAAATGTAATTGGGCTCTGTTCACCACAGACCAAAATACAATGACAGCCACTTGTCATGCAGTAATGAGTCACAGAGAAGGCCATTGTCACTCACCATTAGGTGGCTGCTCTTTGTCCAGCAGGTAGAAATGATACCCTCCTGGAGCCTGGGTCAGATACAGGCCCTCTCCTACCTCAGTGAGAGGCCATCCCAAGTGTTTAGCATTACTGACAGCTTGGCTTGACTGCAAGGTGAGGCCCTATTGCCAATACATGAACAACGATGGCCTTTTTAGAGCTCTTGTAACATGCATGACCTGGGGACCTCTGTGCAGTGTCGAAATGAACTCTCACCCACCAAGAAGTCATTGCCAAGCTGATATTCTCCAACCCCATAATTATATGTCAGTTCAGCAACAAAGTGGTCATCTTCGGGCCCAAAGCCAACCATTGTCTTGCTCCACTTCCCATCATAGGGCCTGTGTGGAAATATGATCGGCACAGACATATTAGgacattaattatttttatataagaCAGTATTACACAGTTCTGTCTGCACAAACTTCCATCAGCTTCAGGCGTTTCATTTTACCCGTTGCAAGTTGCTTTGCATCCTTCAGCAAATTCTTCATGGCGTAAAATCTAAAACGGATAaggagatttaaaaataaataaataagcatttaGCGTGAGGGAAACATTTAGAAAACAGCAGTCACATGGCAGCAGGAATTAGCAGCTACATTGTGCAACACTGGGGAAGTTTATCAGTGGCTTCAGTCTTCTCCGTTTATTGAAAGCAGCCCAGAAAAAAGTACCTTCATGCCCAAAACGTCTCGGTAAAATGTGGCTGTTTTATTCCTGTCGCcaactttgaaaacaaaatgcagcgCCCGTCTCAAAGACATGTTTCGATCAGATATTATTATGTCTGCGTTGCTGATCGAGGGTTAGCTGTGCAGTAAGTGATTAAACTTCCTTATTGATCGATTTATCTGTCGCCTGTGGGCGTTAGTAAAAATGACAAGCAGCAGCCATTGACAGCTGCAAATGCAGCTGCTGGATATGATGCCGAGTGATCACAATCAAAGCGACATTGAATATAATtaagtaaaatattaacaaagaGAAACGCAGCCAgtttaggaaaaataaaagggCAGTCAAACAAAACTCGCCACCCCTAGC
It includes:
- the glod4 gene encoding glyoxalase domain-containing protein 4, yielding MSLRRALHFVFKVGDRNKTATFYRDVLGMKILRHEEFAEGCKATCNGPYDGKWSKTMVGFGPEDDHFVAELTYNYGVGEYQLGNDFLGLTLQSSQAVSNAKHLGWPLTEVGEGLYLTQAPGGYHFYLLDKEQPPNDPVQKVCLGVSDLQRSTYYWSTLLGMKVMEKNEEKKTVLMGFTDTQCKLELHDIGGTVDHGTAFGRIAFSCPREQLPALEALMKKENQKILTPLVSLDTPGKATVEVVILADPDGHEICFVGDEAFRQLSMVDPKGNDLLDKAMAEDKSDEWFAKHNKQKAAA